DNA from Agarilytica rhodophyticola:
GCGCGAGAGAAGTGACGTTCTTCAGCAGTAGCTACAAAGTATCTGAGGGGTTTTGAATCTAACATTTTTAATTAGATAAATCGATTAAAACTAAATAATAAACAATTAGATTAGATTATACAACTGATGGATAGTATGCCTGTTATGAATGAATAGACAATGAAGTATGATGAAAAAGACGCCGCCACAGAATAACTACTACTCAAACCGAAAGTTCAATGTTGCTAAACATAAGCACCATACAAGGCTAAAAAGCATTGAACTTACAACGGATGTTATCGAGGATTTTCTCGATCAAGTAAAGACGATCGATATTCAAAGCTTGGAATATGTTCCATTTCTTCGATTTTGTTTGGCTGACAAACTATTAAAAAGCCTAGGAGAAGAATTTTTCCATATCATTACGCAAACAATATATGATCGCGCTAGCGGAGGTTTTACCATAAACTTTAATAGCGCCTGTACTGATCATGACGGCTTTATAAAACTAGGAACTGCAGTTGCTCATCTGCTGGGAGCCGCGAATCATGATGCGATGTCTGGAACTTTTTTTGCGAAGTTTTCTGTTAAACATAGCGATAACAGCGACTCTTATCTACGCCAGGCCTACCGCTTATTTACCTTACATACTGATGGGACGTTTGTTGATGAACAAACGGATTGGCTGTTAATGATGAAATTTTCACAACAACATGCTGTAGGTGGTGAGTCTAGGGTTTTGCATCTGGACGATTGGTTGGAAATCGACACTTATGCAGATAACCCGATTGGGCGATTGCCGTTTGAATACAAAGCACC
Protein-coding regions in this window:
- the glaH gene encoding glutarate dioxygenase GlaH, with product MMKKTPPQNNYYSNRKFNVAKHKHHTRLKSIELTTDVIEDFLDQVKTIDIQSLEYVPFLRFCLADKLLKSLGEEFFHIITQTIYDRASGGFTINFNSACTDHDGFIKLGTAVAHLLGAANHDAMSGTFFAKFSVKHSDNSDSYLRQAYRLFTLHTDGTFVDEQTDWLLMMKFSQQHAVGGESRVLHLDDWLEIDTYADNPIGRLPFEYKAPSSKNANDKVYRPLFFNNEFGLCISFIDQFIQPKTIEQGVFLRDLSQSMEVSKGTKQLPLPIGGIIVLNNHFWLHGRAPFEENIQLHRVLMRQRGAFAPLKYQQLSGGVNVCE